One Mycobacterium kubicae genomic window carries:
- a CDS encoding sensor histidine kinase, with amino-acid sequence MVLVAGAATTWLVAAVVGPPLFEDHLRRAAMASMSHEQFHTELAYRSATAISVGVALAVSALTALAVTWYLGRRLQRSVADVSAAASAVADGCYHIRVATPRLGHDFDALAGAFNQMAARLESVDATRRRMIGDLAHEIRTPVSVIEAYLEALEDKVETLDPETTAMLRDQTRRLVLFSDDISALAQAEEGQTISPVRVAASELISTAVATVADRYRAKEVALKTRVNANVPPLWADPQRLGQVLGNLLDNALRHTPRGGSVEVAATVDGDQVIISVTDTGEGIASAHLPHVFERFYRVDTARDRDHGGSGIGLAIAKALVEAHGGHITADSQGPGTGTTFTIALPVPVNTTRS; translated from the coding sequence ATGGTCCTGGTCGCCGGTGCCGCCACGACGTGGTTGGTTGCAGCAGTCGTGGGCCCACCGTTGTTCGAGGACCATCTCCGCCGCGCCGCAATGGCTTCCATGTCACACGAGCAGTTTCACACTGAACTGGCTTACCGCTCAGCCACCGCGATCTCGGTGGGGGTGGCCCTGGCGGTTTCCGCGTTAACCGCCTTGGCCGTGACATGGTATCTGGGCCGGCGTTTGCAGCGTTCGGTCGCCGATGTGTCAGCGGCGGCAAGCGCGGTCGCGGATGGCTGCTATCACATCCGCGTAGCTACCCCACGTTTGGGTCACGACTTCGATGCACTCGCGGGTGCCTTCAACCAGATGGCCGCTCGTCTGGAATCGGTCGACGCTACCCGTCGCCGAATGATCGGTGATCTCGCCCATGAAATACGCACACCCGTGTCGGTGATTGAGGCCTACCTCGAGGCGCTCGAAGATAAGGTAGAAACTCTTGACCCCGAGACGACGGCGATGCTGCGCGATCAGACTCGCAGGCTGGTTCTGTTCTCTGACGACATCTCTGCCCTCGCCCAAGCCGAAGAGGGCCAGACGATCTCACCCGTGCGCGTGGCTGCCAGCGAGTTGATATCGACGGCGGTGGCAACGGTCGCCGACCGCTACCGAGCCAAGGAAGTAGCGTTGAAGACTCGTGTCAACGCTAACGTGCCACCGCTGTGGGCTGACCCGCAGCGACTGGGACAGGTATTGGGCAATCTGCTCGACAACGCCTTACGCCACACCCCGCGCGGCGGCAGCGTCGAGGTAGCCGCGACAGTCGACGGAGATCAAGTCATCATTTCCGTCACCGACACCGGCGAGGGTATCGCAAGCGCGCACCTGCCCCACGTGTTTGAGCGGTTCTACCGTGTCGACACCGCTCGCGATCGGGACCACGGAGGATCAGGAATCGGTCTCGCCATCGCCAAAGCCCTCGTCGAAGCACACGGTGGCCATATAACCGCCGACAGCCAAGGGCCAGGAACCGGAACCACCTTCACCATCGCGCTACCCGTCCCTGTAAACACGACACGGTCGTGA
- a CDS encoding PPE family protein, giving the protein MDFGALPPEINSARMYFGPGSPPMLAAAAVWDEVAGALHSTAASYQSVIAGLTAGSWLGPASASMAAAAAPYVAWMSTTAAQAEQTAAQARAAAGAFEAAFAMTVPPPAIAANRSLLLSLIATNILGQNTPAIAATEAHYAEMWAQDAAAMYGYAGASASAAQLSTFNSPPPTAHPEAVAQQGLAVGQATATSASTDTQAMLSQFVVSVPTALQQLASPTSMTSTLSSLNPVLSATSSAGWISSALLSNANQLHNLLPAASTLSQTAAASSATSGLMSGLAGGLGQSSLSSTAGLGAAAVSAGTGRAASIGALSVPPSWTATAPSLSPAAALSGTGLGAASAAEAGEPASVLGGMPLASLEGRAGGGMVPDARFLERPAMVPRWWGAE; this is encoded by the coding sequence ATGGATTTCGGGGCGCTACCTCCCGAGATCAATTCGGCAAGAATGTATTTCGGGCCCGGCTCGCCGCCCATGCTGGCTGCTGCGGCGGTCTGGGACGAGGTGGCCGGCGCACTTCACTCCACAGCGGCGTCCTATCAGTCGGTGATCGCCGGGCTGACGGCCGGATCTTGGCTGGGTCCCGCTTCAGCGTCGATGGCGGCCGCGGCAGCCCCTTATGTCGCGTGGATGAGCACCACGGCGGCCCAAGCTGAGCAGACCGCTGCTCAGGCCAGAGCGGCCGCAGGCGCCTTCGAGGCCGCATTCGCGATGACAGTGCCTCCACCAGCGATCGCGGCCAACCGCAGCCTTTTGTTGTCGTTGATCGCAACCAACATCCTCGGCCAGAACACGCCGGCGATCGCGGCCACCGAAGCCCACTACGCCGAGATGTGGGCCCAGGATGCCGCCGCCATGTATGGTTACGCCGGCGCCTCAGCGTCCGCGGCGCAGCTCAGCACCTTCAATTCCCCGCCGCCAACAGCACACCCAGAAGCGGTTGCGCAGCAAGGCCTTGCGGTTGGCCAAGCCACCGCCACTTCGGCCAGCACCGACACCCAGGCGATGCTTTCACAATTTGTCGTGTCGGTGCCCACGGCGCTGCAGCAGCTGGCCTCGCCTACTTCGATGACGTCAACGCTGAGTTCCCTCAATCCCGTCCTCTCAGCGACAAGTTCGGCCGGGTGGATATCAAGCGCGCTGCTGTCGAACGCCAACCAGCTGCACAATCTGCTGCCAGCGGCCAGTACCTTGAGCCAGACGGCAGCGGCATCGAGCGCAACCAGCGGGCTCATGTCGGGTCTGGCCGGCGGCCTTGGCCAGTCCTCGCTCAGCAGCACCGCAGGACTCGGTGCAGCGGCGGTGTCAGCAGGTACCGGTCGAGCGGCGTCAATCGGAGCGCTGTCGGTGCCACCGTCTTGGACCGCGACCGCCCCTTCATTGAGTCCCGCCGCTGCGCTGTCCGGTACCGGACTCGGCGCCGCCTCAGCAGCCGAAGCGGGAGAGCCGGCGAGCGTGCTGGGTGGAATGCCGTTGGCCAGTCTGGAAGGCCGCGCCGGAGGCGGCATGGTTCCTGATGCCCGGTTCTTGGAGCGCCCCGCCATGGTGCCCCGCTGGTGGGGCGCCGAGTGA
- a CDS encoding BlaI/MecI/CopY family transcriptional regulator has protein sequence MDRIWSCDPATAITVREVFDGLAAERTIAYTTVMSTMDNLHTKGWLARERDGKAYRYWPTLSREQHSARLMREALDGGGRPDLVLHHFVEQIGPAESLRLRAALRGLAKRTDQR, from the coding sequence ATGGACCGCATTTGGAGCTGCGACCCCGCCACCGCGATAACGGTGCGGGAGGTGTTTGACGGCTTGGCCGCTGAGCGCACTATCGCCTACACCACGGTGATGTCCACGATGGACAACTTGCATACTAAGGGTTGGTTGGCCAGAGAACGTGACGGCAAGGCGTACCGGTATTGGCCGACCTTGTCGCGTGAGCAGCACAGCGCGCGACTGATGCGCGAGGCACTTGACGGCGGCGGCCGGCCCGATCTTGTGCTGCACCATTTCGTCGAGCAGATCGGTCCAGCGGAATCGTTGCGACTGCGCGCCGCGCTGCGCGGGCTGGCGAAACGGACGGACCAGCGGTGA
- a CDS encoding multicopper oxidase family protein: protein MSRRAFVGATVFGGLTLAACGRASGPAGNNLAAMGPAIAAAEAARPHTGRVVTASLTPQPATVDLGGTLARTLAYGTGIPGPLIRANVGDELAVTLANRLDHATSVHWHGIALRNDMDGAEPATPNVEAGKDFTYRFSLPHSGTYWAHPHTGLDADYGLYLPVIVDDPAEPGGYDAEWIVVLDDWTDGVGKTPKQLYDDLRGPGKHNMGDMPGVPGMPGVAASGPLGGDAGDISYPYYLINGRIAAAPTSLSAKPGQRIRIRFINSGSDTAFRVALAGHTMTVTHTDGYPVQPTQVDALLIGMAERYDVVVTAGDGVFPLVALAEGKNAVARALLSTAAGSPPEADYRPPELDRRLGTVDRFTATPAVDLGSAKPDTTLSVELTGSMMNYDWSIDGKPFPDARPLTIRAGQRAALTFTNTTQMWHPMHLHGHTFQVVKSDGTPGARKDTVAVLPGQKLSVNLIADNPGIWMLHCHNTYHQEAGMMTSLNYAV, encoded by the coding sequence ATGAGCCGGCGTGCGTTCGTCGGCGCCACAGTCTTCGGTGGTTTGACGCTGGCCGCATGTGGCCGCGCATCCGGTCCGGCGGGCAACAACCTGGCCGCCATGGGCCCGGCGATCGCGGCTGCCGAGGCGGCACGGCCACATACCGGGCGCGTTGTCACGGCATCGTTGACACCGCAGCCTGCAACCGTGGACTTGGGCGGCACGTTGGCGCGCACCCTGGCCTATGGCACCGGCATCCCAGGCCCGCTGATCCGGGCCAACGTTGGTGATGAGCTTGCGGTCACCCTGGCCAACCGCCTTGACCACGCCACTTCCGTGCACTGGCACGGGATCGCACTGCGCAACGACATGGATGGCGCGGAGCCTGCGACGCCAAATGTCGAGGCCGGTAAGGATTTCACTTACCGGTTTTCGCTGCCCCATTCCGGCACTTATTGGGCACATCCGCATACCGGGTTGGACGCTGATTACGGGTTGTATCTCCCGGTGATCGTCGACGACCCGGCCGAGCCAGGAGGCTACGACGCCGAGTGGATCGTGGTTCTCGATGACTGGACCGACGGCGTCGGGAAAACTCCTAAACAGCTCTACGACGACCTGCGCGGGCCCGGTAAGCACAACATGGGCGACATGCCCGGCGTGCCGGGCATGCCTGGCGTCGCCGCCAGCGGACCGTTGGGCGGCGACGCCGGCGACATCAGCTATCCCTATTACTTGATCAATGGTCGCATCGCGGCCGCGCCAACTAGCCTCAGCGCCAAGCCCGGCCAGCGTATCCGAATCCGATTCATCAACTCTGGCTCCGACACCGCCTTCCGGGTCGCGCTGGCCGGACACACCATGACCGTCACTCACACCGACGGCTACCCAGTGCAGCCGACACAGGTGGATGCGTTGCTGATCGGAATGGCCGAAAGGTACGACGTCGTCGTCACGGCCGGCGATGGAGTGTTCCCGCTGGTCGCCTTGGCCGAGGGCAAGAATGCGGTAGCCAGGGCCCTGTTGTCTACCGCTGCCGGTAGCCCACCGGAGGCCGACTATCGACCGCCCGAACTCGACAGGCGCCTCGGCACGGTCGACCGTTTCACCGCAACGCCAGCCGTTGACTTGGGATCAGCCAAACCAGACACCACACTGTCCGTGGAGTTGACCGGCTCGATGATGAACTATGACTGGTCTATCGACGGGAAGCCTTTCCCGGATGCCCGGCCCCTGACCATCCGGGCGGGGCAGCGTGCCGCCCTCACCTTTACCAACACGACACAAATGTGGCACCCAATGCACCTGCACGGTCACACGTTTCAGGTCGTCAAGTCCGATGGCACCCCTGGTGCTCGCAAAGACACTGTCGCCGTCTTGCCCGGGCAGAAGCTCAGCGTCAACCTGATCGCCGACAATCCCGGAATTTGGATGCTGCACTGCCACAACACTTATCACCAGGAGGCTGGCATGATGACCAGCCTTAACTACGCGGTTTAA
- a CDS encoding Rv2640c family ArsR-like transcriptional regulator encodes MPKSLPVIDISAPVCCAPVAAGPISDEDALAVALRLKALADPARVKIMSFLLSSSAGEEISGELAAVLELSDGTVSHHLTQLRKAGLVISDRRGMHVFHRAHPEALQALCAVLDPQCCR; translated from the coding sequence ATGCCCAAATCGCTGCCCGTGATCGACATCTCCGCTCCGGTGTGCTGCGCGCCCGTGGCGGCCGGGCCCATTAGCGACGAGGACGCCTTGGCCGTTGCCTTGCGACTCAAAGCCCTAGCCGATCCGGCCCGCGTCAAGATCATGTCGTTCCTACTCAGCTCATCAGCTGGCGAAGAGATCAGCGGCGAATTGGCAGCAGTACTCGAACTCAGCGACGGCACCGTCAGCCACCACCTGACCCAACTGCGCAAGGCCGGCCTGGTCATCTCCGACCGCCGCGGCATGCACGTCTTCCACCGGGCACACCCTGAAGCCCTGCAAGCGCTTTGTGCTGTGCTGGACCCCCAATGCTGCCGTTGA
- a CDS encoding metal-sensing transcriptional repressor, with protein sequence MSPNKIADKHMVLDHVGTVRRQLDELTRMLQSDAYCVEVMKQIQTVQCSLERVNRVTLHKHLEGCPSEAVLYGQRQSAIDELVDVVNFTPAATGPHTLLDGSASGQSAASNSTELLASTTLSLPGIASQMCKAALEGIVTPIAGVGAVRVDLPTKTITIHHDHRASSRRLIEAIEEQGYHVAAPLVTNTREQTPNHHWLGFVDGDGI encoded by the coding sequence ATGAGCCCGAATAAGATCGCCGACAAGCATATGGTGCTAGATCACGTAGGGACCGTGCGCCGGCAGCTAGATGAGCTCACCCGGATGCTGCAATCTGACGCATACTGCGTGGAGGTGATGAAACAGATTCAGACCGTGCAGTGCTCGCTGGAACGCGTGAACCGCGTGACGTTGCATAAACACCTGGAGGGCTGCCCTTCCGAGGCAGTGCTCTACGGTCAACGACAGTCTGCGATCGACGAATTGGTCGACGTCGTCAACTTCACCCCCGCCGCAACCGGCCCGCATACCCTGCTAGACGGGTCCGCGAGCGGCCAAAGTGCAGCAAGCAACAGCACCGAGCTGCTGGCGAGCACGACCTTGTCGCTGCCCGGGATCGCGTCGCAAATGTGCAAGGCCGCGCTCGAAGGCATCGTCACCCCCATCGCGGGTGTCGGAGCAGTGCGAGTCGACCTGCCAACGAAAACGATCACCATCCATCATGACCACCGAGCATCGAGCCGGCGGCTGATCGAAGCCATCGAGGAACAGGGCTACCACGTTGCCGCCCCATTAGTGACAAACACAAGAGAACAGACACCCAATCATCACTGGCTCGGGTTCGTCGATGGCGATGGCATCTGA
- a CDS encoding M56 family metallopeptidase: protein MSIAICLLLYSVAVLVAGPPLLRALTRRGHAPRFGVAAWLTAIGTVVLVWVAVAGTVVVEMARRWDYPRSVAASCLVQLRGVMTVLSDFVGVSPQVTLGAIAAVAALVAILAGGRLARTISGLRTRSLEHAEAVRLVGRRTGDPDVVIVEAPEPAAYCVSGRPSAIVVTSAAVAALDEHELTAVVAHERAHLAGHHSLVVTTLRGLAAVFPKLTLMREGAAHVARLLEMCADDASARRYGSAPLLSGLITLCRAAPAGALAAADVAVLARAERLAVLSADPAIGRARAALSSVIAVLAAGPVVTVILATSGALLCGP, encoded by the coding sequence GTGAGCATCGCCATTTGTCTGTTGTTATACAGCGTGGCGGTGCTTGTCGCAGGACCGCCGCTGTTACGTGCGTTGACCCGGCGCGGCCATGCCCCCCGTTTCGGGGTTGCGGCGTGGCTGACCGCGATCGGCACAGTGGTTCTTGTCTGGGTAGCCGTCGCAGGGACCGTTGTCGTCGAGATGGCACGTCGCTGGGACTACCCGCGCAGCGTTGCGGCGTCGTGTTTGGTCCAGCTGCGTGGCGTGATGACTGTGCTTAGTGATTTCGTAGGGGTGTCGCCGCAGGTCACACTCGGCGCGATCGCGGCGGTGGCCGCGTTGGTGGCCATCCTCGCCGGCGGGCGGTTGGCCAGGACCATCTCGGGATTGCGTACTCGGTCCCTGGAGCACGCCGAGGCAGTGCGTCTCGTCGGTCGCCGCACCGGCGACCCGGACGTGGTGATCGTGGAAGCCCCGGAACCCGCCGCCTACTGCGTCTCGGGCCGGCCCTCGGCGATTGTGGTGACCAGCGCTGCAGTTGCCGCACTCGACGAGCACGAGCTGACCGCGGTGGTTGCTCACGAGCGCGCTCACCTCGCTGGGCATCACTCGCTGGTGGTCACCACGCTGCGCGGGCTGGCCGCAGTCTTTCCCAAGCTGACCCTGATGCGGGAGGGCGCCGCTCACGTGGCGCGGCTATTGGAGATGTGCGCCGATGACGCCTCAGCCCGCCGATACGGCAGCGCGCCACTGCTGTCTGGACTGATCACGCTGTGCCGCGCAGCCCCAGCCGGAGCCCTGGCTGCTGCCGATGTCGCCGTGCTGGCGCGCGCCGAGCGACTCGCAGTGCTATCAGCAGACCCCGCAATCGGCCGGGCCCGGGCAGCACTGAGCAGCGTGATAGCAGTCTTGGCGGCCGGGCCCGTCGTGACCGTGATACTGGCGACCTCGGGCGCCCTGCTGTGCGGGCCGTAA
- a CDS encoding ArsI/CadI family heavy metal resistance metalloenzyme, with protein MSRVQLALNVDDLEAAITFYSKLFNVAPAKRKPGYANFAVADPPLKLVLLEHPGSGGTLNHLGVEVNSSDAVHAEIDRLANAGMFTDEEIGTTCCFATQDKVWVAGPGGERWEVYTVLADSETFGASPQHAGTDQAESGVCCGGQTTAGAASCC; from the coding sequence ATGTCCCGTGTTCAGCTCGCCCTCAACGTCGATGACCTTGAGGCTGCAATCACCTTTTATTCCAAGCTCTTTAACGTCGCGCCCGCGAAACGCAAGCCAGGGTACGCCAATTTCGCAGTCGCGGACCCGCCGCTGAAGTTGGTGCTGCTGGAACACCCCGGCTCCGGCGGCACCCTGAATCATCTTGGCGTGGAAGTCAACTCCAGCGACGCCGTGCATGCCGAGATCGATCGGCTGGCCAATGCCGGAATGTTCACCGACGAGGAGATCGGTACGACATGTTGTTTCGCCACCCAGGACAAGGTCTGGGTGGCTGGCCCGGGCGGGGAACGCTGGGAGGTCTATACCGTGCTGGCTGACTCCGAAACCTTCGGTGCCAGCCCACAACACGCCGGTACCGATCAAGCTGAGTCGGGTGTGTGCTGTGGCGGTCAAACGACCGCCGGTGCGGCATCGTGCTGCTAG
- a CDS encoding low molecular weight phosphatase family protein, which yields MSENTAPTVLFVCVSNSGKSVMAQGLMRQCAENRIHAISAGTHAKTAVNALSAQVLAELGVDISGHRPVQLTDTLIHRADLIVVVGTQAQLDEPTDGTPIEVWDTDEPSLRGVDGIERMRLIRDDIAARVHDLASRFDGQAERQRDQIR from the coding sequence ATGAGCGAGAACACCGCACCTACCGTGCTGTTCGTCTGTGTCAGCAATTCCGGCAAATCTGTGATGGCCCAGGGCCTGATGCGCCAGTGCGCCGAAAACCGCATCCACGCCATCTCAGCGGGCACCCACGCCAAAACCGCCGTCAACGCTCTTTCGGCTCAAGTCCTCGCCGAACTGGGCGTCGATATCAGCGGCCACCGCCCCGTCCAGCTGACCGACACGTTGATCCACCGTGCCGACTTGATCGTTGTTGTCGGAACCCAGGCCCAACTCGATGAGCCCACCGACGGCACACCAATTGAAGTGTGGGACACCGATGAACCCTCCCTGCGTGGTGTGGACGGGATCGAGCGGATGCGGTTGATCCGCGACGACATCGCCGCTCGTGTCCACGATCTCGCCAGCCGCTTCGACGGCCAGGCAGAGCGCCAGCGCGATCAAATCCGATAG
- a CDS encoding NADH-quinone oxidoreductase subunit A translates to MYAGVAWMLLVACTGVLSAYALQRFTAIDTDALLSLPFQSGWRPQEHALSRYHARWYVATLIFLAFDVEMLFMYPWALVVAKMGVSAVVEMFVFLAVLYVAVVWAWREGGLRWA, encoded by the coding sequence ATGTATGCGGGTGTGGCTTGGATGCTGTTGGTCGCGTGCACAGGTGTGCTGAGTGCTTATGCGCTGCAACGATTTACGGCTATCGACACTGATGCATTGTTGTCGCTGCCGTTTCAATCTGGTTGGCGGCCCCAGGAGCATGCGCTGTCCCGCTATCACGCGCGCTGGTATGTCGCGACACTGATCTTTCTGGCCTTCGACGTCGAGATGCTCTTCATGTACCCCTGGGCGCTGGTAGTCGCCAAGATGGGCGTCTCCGCAGTCGTGGAGATGTTCGTGTTCCTGGCGGTGCTGTACGTCGCGGTCGTATGGGCCTGGCGCGAAGGTGGTTTGCGATGGGCGTGA
- a CDS encoding SHOCT domain-containing protein, which yields MMMGHCGAGGWAHWVWMAETFLLWALVIAAVVLAVRHLLSLRGGSGSPGPGAPREEGLLAERYARGEIDDTEYQQRMTLLRQTR from the coding sequence ATGATGATGGGACATTGCGGTGCTGGTGGCTGGGCTCATTGGGTGTGGATGGCCGAAACGTTTCTGCTGTGGGCACTTGTAATCGCCGCTGTCGTGCTGGCCGTGCGGCATCTACTTTCGTTGCGCGGTGGCAGCGGCTCACCGGGCCCGGGCGCTCCCCGCGAGGAGGGCCTGCTCGCCGAGCGCTACGCGCGCGGCGAGATCGACGACACTGAATACCAGCAGCGAATGACGCTGCTGCGGCAGACCCGCTGA
- a CDS encoding ArsR/SmtB family transcription factor, which translates to MSNLVQAPEGASCVVAPLMREPLNSLDAADMAVRFKALADPVRLQLLSSVASHAGGEACVCDISVGVEVSQPTISHHLKVLREAGLLTCQRRASWMYYAVVPEVLNVLSRLLSVHADAAPTVGAPA; encoded by the coding sequence ATGTCGAATCTGGTCCAGGCGCCGGAAGGGGCGTCCTGTGTGGTTGCGCCGCTGATGCGTGAGCCGCTGAATTCCCTTGATGCTGCCGATATGGCGGTGAGGTTTAAAGCCCTAGCCGATCCGGTGCGATTGCAGCTGCTGAGTTCGGTGGCCAGTCACGCTGGCGGTGAGGCGTGCGTCTGCGACATCTCGGTAGGGGTCGAGGTCAGTCAGCCGACGATTTCGCATCATCTCAAGGTGCTGCGGGAAGCGGGTTTACTGACGTGCCAGCGCCGCGCCTCGTGGATGTATTACGCCGTGGTTCCCGAGGTGCTGAACGTGTTGTCAAGGCTGCTTAGCGTTCATGCCGATGCCGCGCCCACGGTTGGGGCACCGGCATGA
- a CDS encoding response regulator transcription factor, translating into MENMTAGPTGGAGCYRALVVDDEAALAGVVASYLEKEKFEVSVAANGPDALKLARELDPDVVILDLALPGIDGLEVCRQLRVFSDAYVVMLTARDAETDTVIGLSVGADDYVTKPFSPRELMARIRAMLRRPRNVVMHAATTAGSSVDELPPREFGALRINVASREVHIGQQPVLLTRTEFDVLAALSSRPGVVFSRRQLLEAIRGEPWIGSEHLVDVHVGHLRSKLGDDPAQPRYVITVRGVGYRMGSGR; encoded by the coding sequence ATGGAGAACATGACTGCTGGACCGACCGGTGGCGCGGGGTGCTATCGAGCCTTGGTGGTCGACGACGAGGCCGCCTTGGCCGGAGTTGTCGCCAGCTACCTGGAGAAGGAAAAATTCGAAGTCAGTGTTGCAGCTAACGGACCGGATGCTCTGAAGCTGGCCCGCGAGCTCGACCCTGACGTCGTCATTCTCGACCTCGCATTGCCGGGCATCGACGGACTTGAGGTGTGCCGGCAGCTGCGTGTTTTCTCCGATGCCTACGTGGTGATGCTTACTGCGCGCGACGCCGAAACCGACACCGTCATCGGGCTTTCCGTGGGCGCGGACGACTACGTCACCAAGCCGTTCAGCCCGCGGGAACTGATGGCGCGCATTCGTGCAATGTTGCGACGGCCCCGCAATGTAGTGATGCACGCTGCTACCACGGCCGGTTCTTCTGTTGACGAATTACCGCCGCGGGAATTCGGGGCGCTGCGAATCAACGTCGCAAGCCGTGAAGTTCATATCGGCCAGCAGCCGGTGTTGTTGACTCGCACGGAGTTTGACGTGTTGGCGGCGTTGTCGTCGCGTCCGGGTGTCGTTTTCAGCCGCCGCCAACTCCTGGAAGCAATTCGGGGGGAGCCGTGGATAGGCAGCGAGCACCTAGTCGATGTGCACGTCGGGCATCTGCGCAGCAAACTTGGTGATGACCCAGCCCAGCCCCGCTATGTAATTACGGTTCGCGGTGTTGGATACCGGATGGGTAGTGGCCGGTGA